The following nucleotide sequence is from Buchnera aphidicola (Schlechtendalia peitan).
TTGTATTGTCTGGATGCAGCCATAGAAGCTAATGAAATTCCTGTATTTCCACTTGTAGCTTCAACTATAATTGTATTCTTATTTAGCAATCCTTTTTTTTCAGCATTCCATATCATATTAGCTCCAATACGACATTTTACGCTAAAGTTTGGATTTCGTGATTCTATTTTAGCTAGAATATATCCATTTCCTATTTTATTTAATCTGATTAGTGGCGTTTTACCAATAGATAGTGAATTATCTTTGTAAATTTTGTTCATATTTTTACAATAATTATACATGTGTTATTTAACAATACACTTTATACTAGATTGAAAAAATAAAATTATTTTTAATATCATAAAGTGACATATTCACAATAATTTTAAATGTAAAATTTTATGTTAATAATTAATTTATTTTAAACTTATTTTTAACGTTAATGTTTAAAATATATAGTTTTATAATAATAAGAATTTTAAATATATATATAAATTAGTACGTAATAACAATAACATTATTAATGTAAGTAAATTTTTAGATATTGAATGTTAAGGATGTGTTTATAGATTCTATTATTTTTATATAAAAATATGTTTGAATATATAATATCTGACAAATGTTATAATTTTTATTTAGCATATAAATATTTTTTTTTAACAAGAGTTAGGTTTAATAAATTTAATTATTAGTGTTCTTAATTTAATAAGTTGATATTTTATGATATGTATAAAAGATCTTATATTAAAATTACAGGCAAGAGTTCGTTATTATGGATATTTATATTACTCGCTTAATACTTCAAGGATTTCTGATAGTAGATATGATTTTTTAGTAGAAAAACTTCGTTTTTTAGAAAAAAAATATCATAATTTATTGTTAAATAAAGATTCTCCAACACTCACAATAGGCGCTCCTGTAATTATTGGATTAAAAAAGTGTCAACATATTACTCCTATGTTATCGTTAAATCATGTATTTGACATTCATAATTATTTAAAATTTGACAAAAAAATTAAAGATTTTTTAAAAGATAAATATATTTCTTTTTGCTGCGAGCTGAAAATTGATGGGTTAGCGTTAAATCTAATATATAAAAAAGGAATATTACTAAAAGCAATAACTCGTGGTGATGGAATGATAGGAGAAGATGTAACAAATACTGTTCGTATGATTTCCTCTATTCCACGTCAATTACAAGGTATAAATATACCTAATAAGTTAGAAGTGCGAGGAGAAATTTTCATGTTAAAAAGTGAATTCATACGTTTTAATAATGAAGCAAGTAGAAGTCATGCAAAAGTATTTTCTAATACTAGAAATGCTGCTGCAGGTTTATTACGTCAAAAAACAATAAAAAATCATATTGTTAAGAATTTAATGTTTTGTTGTCATGGATATGGTTATTATCCGAGATATACAAATTCTTGTAATCATTATGGTAGGTTAAAACAATTACATTGTTGGGGATTACCAATAAGTGGGTATAATTCTATATTGGAATCTCATTTAGATATTTTAGATTTTTATAAGAAAATTAAAAATATACGAAATTTTTTAAATTTTGACATTGATGGAATAGTCATAAAAGTAAATTCTATTGTTTTACAACATAAATTAGGTTTTATGAGTAGAGCACCAAGATGGGCTATTGCTTTTAAGTTTTTTGATCAAGAGAAAACTTCTAAAGTTTTAAAAGTAATATATCAAGTAGGTAGGACAGGAGTAATTACACCTATTGCTAAAATTGATCCTATTTGTATATCTGGTGTAATTATAAAGAGTGTATCGTTGTATAATTTTAGAGAAATTGAGAAATTGGATATTTGTATAGGAGATTTTGTTAAGATTAAACGTTCTGGAGATGTCATTCCTAAAATAATTAATGTTATTAAAGGTTATCGTTCTAAAACTATAAAAAAAATAATAGTTCCTACTTTTTGTCCAGTATGTAAATCTGTTCTTAAAATAGATTGTAGATATTCTAAAATACGTTGTGTTCAGGGTTTAAAATGTAAGGAACAATTAAAAAAATCACTATATTATTTTTGTTCAAAGAATGGATTAAATATTTATGGGTTAGGTTTTAAAATTATTAGTAAACTAGTAGATAACAATTTTATAAAAAAATTTTCAGATGTTTTTAATCTTGATTCTAATTTATTAGTTCGTTTAAGTGATGTTGGAAAAAAGTTAGCAAATAAAATTATTAATTCTATTAATCAATCTAAAGAAATTACATTATCTAAGTTTTTATGTGCTTTAGGAATAAAAGAAATAGGTTCTATAAAATCAGACATTATCGCTAAACATTTTTTATCTATAAATAATTTAATTAACTCAACGTTTCAGGATTTCTGTTCTTTAAAAGGAATTGGATTTAAAGCTGCACATAACTTATTTAATTTTATAAACGAAGAGTCTAATAAAAACAGTATTATTGGTTTATCGAAAACGTTAAATATATCTTTA
It contains:
- the ligA gene encoding NAD-dependent DNA ligase LigA, with the protein product MICIKDLILKLQARVRYYGYLYYSLNTSRISDSRYDFLVEKLRFLEKKYHNLLLNKDSPTLTIGAPVIIGLKKCQHITPMLSLNHVFDIHNYLKFDKKIKDFLKDKYISFCCELKIDGLALNLIYKKGILLKAITRGDGMIGEDVTNTVRMISSIPRQLQGINIPNKLEVRGEIFMLKSEFIRFNNEASRSHAKVFSNTRNAAAGLLRQKTIKNHIVKNLMFCCHGYGYYPRYTNSCNHYGRLKQLHCWGLPISGYNSILESHLDILDFYKKIKNIRNFLNFDIDGIVIKVNSIVLQHKLGFMSRAPRWAIAFKFFDQEKTSKVLKVIYQVGRTGVITPIAKIDPICISGVIIKSVSLYNFREIEKLDICIGDFVKIKRSGDVIPKIINVIKGYRSKTIKKIIVPTFCPVCKSVLKIDCRYSKIRCVQGLKCKEQLKKSLYYFCSKNGLNIYGLGFKIISKLVDNNFIKKFSDVFNLDSNLLVRLSDVGKKLANKIINSINQSKEITLSKFLCALGIKEIGSIKSDIIAKHFLSINNLINSTFQDFCSLKGIGFKAAHNLFNFINEESNKNSIIGLSKTLNISLYNTHYNITKADSNPFFQKNVVISGSLSSFSRIEVINLIKKMGGRVMSNVSIATNYIIVGVNPGQKFYKSKELNIKILLEHCFLDIVKTFYIDKKF